The proteins below come from a single Mustela erminea isolate mMusErm1 chromosome 14, mMusErm1.Pri, whole genome shotgun sequence genomic window:
- the PDZD7 gene encoding PDZ domain-containing protein 7 isoform X1, whose protein sequence is MAQGFAVGFDPLGLRDLSSGSLSSLSSRGHLGSDSGSATRYLLKRQQRLLNGPPRGIRASSPMGRVILINSPIEANSNESDIIRAVRVEKSPAGRLGFSVRGGSEHGLGIFVSKVEEGSSAERAGLCVGDKITEVNGLSLESTTMGSAVKVLTGSSRLHLTVRRMGRVPGIRFSKEKTTWVDVVNRRLVVEKCSSTPSDSGSEDGVRRIVHLYTTSDDFCLGFNIRGGKEFGLGIYVSKVDHGGLAEENGIKVGDQVLAANGVRFDDISHSQAVEVLKGQTHIMLTIKETGRYPAYKEMVSEYCWLDRLSNGVLQQLSPASESSSSVSSYASSAPYSSAEGSGSLPSDRMDVCLGPDEPGSWGPGWGRADTAMQTEPDVGGHVETWCSVRPTVILRDTAIRSNGPWPAHRLDSALSESPKTALLLALSRPRPPITRSQSHLTLWEEKKQRKKKLGSSGEKGALQRSKTLMNLFFKGGRQGRLAGDGHREAWTLDGGSPAKPCPRLDPDKAGAVGPVQKFVTWRLRRERERGRALLSARAGSPSSQLPSMDEQVQAWESRRPLIQDLARRLLTDDEVLAITRHCSRYVHEGGVEDLVRPLLAILDRPAKLLLLRDIRSVVAPTDLGRFDSMVMPVELEAFEALKSRAAVRPPALRPARQDTPPKRHLITPVPDSRGGFYLLPVNGFSEEDDNGELREQLGGLQLSLGASASHHPHKGIPPLQDVPVDAFAPHRSTSTPPPQPPPVTPRPPRPNWLLTEPLTPEDPRQSQSQGLAQSRSRSRSRSRSHSRCRGKSPGRRRSPSPAPIPTPSAADGRYHKPRKARPPLPRPVDEQAAKAGSRQGHSENGTGRTAREAAEKAPGGELRTVTLSKMKQSLGISISGGIESKVQPMVKIEKIFPGGAAFLSGALQAGFELVAVDGESLEQVTHQRAVDTIRRAYRNKAREPMELVVRVPRTSPLPLPSDLSALTDQCLPVDHSPAH, encoded by the exons ATGGCGCAGGGTTTTGCAGTGGGCTTTGACCCACTGGGCCTCAGAGACCTCAGCTCGGGCTCCCTgagctccctctcctcccgcGGCCACCTGGGCAGCGACTCGGGCTCCGCAACGCGATACCTGCTGAAGAGGCAGCAGCGGCTGCTGAACGGGCCCCCCCGCGGAATCCGAGCCTCATCGCCCATGGGCCGCGTCATCCTCATCAACTCCCCCATTGAAG CCAACAGTAATGAGAGCGATATCATCCGTGCTGTCCGAGTGGAGAAGAGTCCAGCAGGGAGACTGGGTTTCAGTGTGCGGGGCGGCTCTGAGCACGGCCTGGGCATCTTCGTCAGCAaggtggaggaggggagcagTGCAG AGCGGGCTGGCCTGTGCGTGGGGGACAAGATCACGGAGGTGAATGGGCTGAGCCTGGAAAGCACCACCATGGGCAGCGCCGTGAAAGTGCTCACAGGCAGCAGCCGTCTGCACCTGACGGTGAGACGCATGGGCCGAGTGCCGGGCATCAGGTTCTCCAAGGAGAAGACCACATG GGTGGACGTGGTGAATCGGCGGCTGGTGGTGGAGAAGTGCAGCTCGACGCCGTCAGACAGCGGCTCGGAGGATGGCGTGCGCCGCATTGTCCACCTGTACACCACGTCGGACGACTTCTGTCTGGGCTTCAACATCCGCGGGGGCAAGGAGTTTGGCCTGGGCATCTATGTGTCCAA AGTGGATCATGGTGGGCTGGCCGAGGAGAATGGCATCAAGGTGGGGGACCAGGTCCTGGCGGCCAACGGCGTCAGGTTCGACGACATCAGCCACAGCCAGGCCGTGGAGGTGCTGAAGGGCCAAACACACATCATGCTGACCATCAAG GAGACTGGCCGGTACCCTGCCTACAAAGAGATGGTTTCTGAGTACTGCTGGCTGGACCGAT TGAGCAACGGGGTGCTGCAGCAGCTGTCCCCCGCCTCTGAGAGCAGCTCCAGCGTCTCCTCCTATGCCTCCAGTGCCCCCTACAGCTCCGCTGAAGGctcgggctccctgccctccgACCGCATGGATGTCTGCCTGGGGCCCGATGAGCCGGGCAgctggggcccaggctgggggcgGGCAGACACAGCCATGCagacagagcctgacgtggggggCCACGTGGAGACCTGGTGCAGCGTGAGGCCCACCGTCATCCTCAGGGACACTGCCATCCGCTCCAACGGACCCTGGCCTGCCCACCGCCTGGATTCTGCGCTCTCCGAGTCCCCGAAGACTGCTCTGCTGCTGGCCCTGAGCCGGCCGCGGCCCCCCATCACGAGGTCCCAGAGCCACCTGACCTTGTGGG AGGAGAAGAAGCAGCGGAAGAAGAAACTGGGGTCCTCTGGGGAAAAGGGGGCCCTGCAGCGCTCCAAGACACTGATGAACCTCTTCTTCAAGGGAGGGCGGCAGGGGCGGCTGGCAGGTGATGGGCACAGAGAGGCCTGGACGCTGGATGGAGGGAGCCCAGCCAAGCCTTGCCCCCGCCTAGACCCGGATAAAG CAGGGGCAGTGGGGCCCGTGCAGAAGTTTGTCACCTGGAGACTGAGACGCG AGCGGGAGAGGGGCCGGGCCCTGCTCTCTGCCAGGGCAGGGAGCCCCTCCAGTCAGCTGCCCAGCATGGATGAGCAGGTGCAAGCCTGGGAGAGCCGGCGGCCTCTTATTCAGGACCTGGCCCGACGGCTGCTGACTGACGATGAAGTGCTGGCCATCACCCGCCACTGCTCCCGG TACGTGCATGAGGGCGGCGTGGAGGACCTCGTGAGGCCCCTGCTGGCCATTCTGGACAGACCCGCGAAGCTGCTGCTACTGAGGGACATCAG GAGCGTGGTGGCCCCCACCGACCTCGGCCGCTTCGACAGCATGGTGATGCCCGTGGAGCTGGAGGCTTTTGAAGCCCTTAAGAGCCGGGCAG CAGTGCGGCCTCCTGCCTTGAGACCAGCCCGGCAGGACACACCGCCCAAGCGTCACCTCATTACACCTGTGCCTG ACAGTCGTGGAGGTTTCTACCTGCTGCCTGTGAACGGCTTCTCAGAGGAGGATGACAATGGGGAACTGAGGGAGCAGCTGGGCGGCCTCCAGCTCTCCCTGGGGGCCTCTGCTTCCCACCATCCTCATAAAGGGATCCCCCCTCTCCAAGATGTGCCAGTAGATGCTTTTGCCCCACACCGAAGCAccagcaccccccctccccagccacctccTGTCACTCCCCGGCCCCCAAGGCCTAACTGGCTGCTGACGGAACCCCTGACCCCAGAGGACCCGCggcagagccagagccagggccTGGCTCAGAGCCGCAGCCGCAGtcgcagccgcagccgcagccaCAGCCGGTGCCGAGGCAAGTCCCCGGGACGCAGGCgctccccatccccagcaccTATCCCCACCCCAAGTGCTGCTGACGGGCGCTACCACAAGCCTCGCAAGGCCAGGCCCCCTCTTCCACGACCTGTGGATGAGCAAGCAGCCAAGGCAGGGAGCCGTCAAGGCCACTCTGAGAATGGAACTGGCAGGACAGCCAGGGAGGCCGCCGAGAAGGCCCCTGGCGGGGAGCTGAGGACAGTCACGCTGTCCAAGATGAAGCAGTCCTTGG GCATCAGCATTTCTGGGGGCATTGAGTCCAAGGTGCAGCCCATGGTGAAGATAGAGAAGATCTTCCCTGGGGGGGCTGCCTTCCTCAGTGGGGCCCTGCAG gctGGCTTCGAGCTCGTGGCAGTGGATGGAGAGAGCCTGGAGCAGGTGACCCACCAGCGAGCAGTAGATACCATCCGCCGGGCTTATCGAAACAAGGCTCGGGAGCCCATGGAGCTTGTGGTCAGGGTCCCTAGGACCAGCCCACTACCCTTACCCTCGGACTTGTCAGCCCTCACTGATCAGTGCCTTCCTGTTGACCATTCCCCTGCCCACTGA
- the PDZD7 gene encoding PDZ domain-containing protein 7 isoform X2 has protein sequence MAQGFAVGFDPLGLRDLSSGSLSSLSSRGHLGSDSGSATRYLLKRQQRLLNGPPRGIRASSPMGRVILINSPIEANSNESDIIRAVRVEKSPAGRLGFSVRGGSEHGLGIFVSKVEEGSSAERAGLCVGDKITEVNGLSLESTTMGSAVKVLTGSSRLHLTVRRMGRVPGIRFSKEKTTWVDVVNRRLVVEKCSSTPSDSGSEDGVRRIVHLYTTSDDFCLGFNIRGGKEFGLGIYVSKVDHGGLAEENGIKVGDQVLAANGVRFDDISHSQAVEVLKGQTHIMLTIKETGRYPAYKEMVSEYCWLDRLSNGVLQQLSPASESSSSVSSYASSAPYSSAEGSGSLPSDRMDVCLGPDEPGSWGPGWGRADTAMQTEPDVGGHVETWCSVRPTVILRDTAIRSNGPWPAHRLDSALSESPKTALLLALSRPRPPITRSQSHLTLWEEKKQRKKKLGSSGEKGALQRSKTLMNLFFKGGRQGRLAGDGHREAWTLDGGSPAKPCPRLDPDKAGAVGPVQKFVTWRLRRERERGRALLSARAGSPSSQLPSMDEQVQAWESRRPLIQDLARRLLTDDEVLAITRHCSRYVHEGGVEDLVRPLLAILDRPAKLLLLRDIRSVVAPTDLGRFDSMVMPVELEAFEALKSRAAVRPPALRPARQDTPPKRHLITPVPVVEVSTCCL, from the exons ATGGCGCAGGGTTTTGCAGTGGGCTTTGACCCACTGGGCCTCAGAGACCTCAGCTCGGGCTCCCTgagctccctctcctcccgcGGCCACCTGGGCAGCGACTCGGGCTCCGCAACGCGATACCTGCTGAAGAGGCAGCAGCGGCTGCTGAACGGGCCCCCCCGCGGAATCCGAGCCTCATCGCCCATGGGCCGCGTCATCCTCATCAACTCCCCCATTGAAG CCAACAGTAATGAGAGCGATATCATCCGTGCTGTCCGAGTGGAGAAGAGTCCAGCAGGGAGACTGGGTTTCAGTGTGCGGGGCGGCTCTGAGCACGGCCTGGGCATCTTCGTCAGCAaggtggaggaggggagcagTGCAG AGCGGGCTGGCCTGTGCGTGGGGGACAAGATCACGGAGGTGAATGGGCTGAGCCTGGAAAGCACCACCATGGGCAGCGCCGTGAAAGTGCTCACAGGCAGCAGCCGTCTGCACCTGACGGTGAGACGCATGGGCCGAGTGCCGGGCATCAGGTTCTCCAAGGAGAAGACCACATG GGTGGACGTGGTGAATCGGCGGCTGGTGGTGGAGAAGTGCAGCTCGACGCCGTCAGACAGCGGCTCGGAGGATGGCGTGCGCCGCATTGTCCACCTGTACACCACGTCGGACGACTTCTGTCTGGGCTTCAACATCCGCGGGGGCAAGGAGTTTGGCCTGGGCATCTATGTGTCCAA AGTGGATCATGGTGGGCTGGCCGAGGAGAATGGCATCAAGGTGGGGGACCAGGTCCTGGCGGCCAACGGCGTCAGGTTCGACGACATCAGCCACAGCCAGGCCGTGGAGGTGCTGAAGGGCCAAACACACATCATGCTGACCATCAAG GAGACTGGCCGGTACCCTGCCTACAAAGAGATGGTTTCTGAGTACTGCTGGCTGGACCGAT TGAGCAACGGGGTGCTGCAGCAGCTGTCCCCCGCCTCTGAGAGCAGCTCCAGCGTCTCCTCCTATGCCTCCAGTGCCCCCTACAGCTCCGCTGAAGGctcgggctccctgccctccgACCGCATGGATGTCTGCCTGGGGCCCGATGAGCCGGGCAgctggggcccaggctgggggcgGGCAGACACAGCCATGCagacagagcctgacgtggggggCCACGTGGAGACCTGGTGCAGCGTGAGGCCCACCGTCATCCTCAGGGACACTGCCATCCGCTCCAACGGACCCTGGCCTGCCCACCGCCTGGATTCTGCGCTCTCCGAGTCCCCGAAGACTGCTCTGCTGCTGGCCCTGAGCCGGCCGCGGCCCCCCATCACGAGGTCCCAGAGCCACCTGACCTTGTGGG AGGAGAAGAAGCAGCGGAAGAAGAAACTGGGGTCCTCTGGGGAAAAGGGGGCCCTGCAGCGCTCCAAGACACTGATGAACCTCTTCTTCAAGGGAGGGCGGCAGGGGCGGCTGGCAGGTGATGGGCACAGAGAGGCCTGGACGCTGGATGGAGGGAGCCCAGCCAAGCCTTGCCCCCGCCTAGACCCGGATAAAG CAGGGGCAGTGGGGCCCGTGCAGAAGTTTGTCACCTGGAGACTGAGACGCG AGCGGGAGAGGGGCCGGGCCCTGCTCTCTGCCAGGGCAGGGAGCCCCTCCAGTCAGCTGCCCAGCATGGATGAGCAGGTGCAAGCCTGGGAGAGCCGGCGGCCTCTTATTCAGGACCTGGCCCGACGGCTGCTGACTGACGATGAAGTGCTGGCCATCACCCGCCACTGCTCCCGG TACGTGCATGAGGGCGGCGTGGAGGACCTCGTGAGGCCCCTGCTGGCCATTCTGGACAGACCCGCGAAGCTGCTGCTACTGAGGGACATCAG GAGCGTGGTGGCCCCCACCGACCTCGGCCGCTTCGACAGCATGGTGATGCCCGTGGAGCTGGAGGCTTTTGAAGCCCTTAAGAGCCGGGCAG CAGTGCGGCCTCCTGCCTTGAGACCAGCCCGGCAGGACACACCGCCCAAGCGTCACCTCATTACACCTGTGCCTG TCGTGGAGGTTTCTACCTGCTGCCTGTGA
- the PDZD7 gene encoding PDZ domain-containing protein 7 isoform X3, producing the protein MAQGFAVGFDPLGLRDLSSGSLSSLSSRGHLGSDSGSATRYLLKRQQRLLNGPPRGIRASSPMGRVILINSPIEANSNESDIIRAVRVEKSPAGRLGFSVRGGSEHGLGIFVSKVEEGSSAERAGLCVGDKITEVNGLSLESTTMGSAVKVLTGSSRLHLTVRRMGRVPGIRFSKEKTTWVDVVNRRLVVEKCSSTPSDSGSEDGVRRIVHLYTTSDDFCLGFNIRGGKEFGLGIYVSKVDHGGLAEENGIKVGDQVLAANGVRFDDISHSQAVEVLKGQTHIMLTIKETGRYPAYKEMVSEYCWLDRLSNGVLQQLSPASESSSSVSSYASSAPYSSAEGSGSLPSDRMDVCLGPDEPGSWGPGWGRADTAMQTEPDVGGHVETWCSVRPTVILRDTAIRSNGPWPAHRLDSALSESPKTALLLALSRPRPPITRSQSHLTLWEEKKQRKKKLGSSGEKGALQRSKTLMNLFFKGGRQGRLAGDGHREAWTLDGGSPAKPCPRLDPDKAGAVGPVQKFVTWRLRRERERGRALLSARAGSPSSQLPSMDEQVQAWESRRPLIQDLARRLLTDDEVLAITRHCSRYVHEGGVEDLVRPLLAILDRPAKLLLLRDIRSVVAPTDLGRFDSMVMPVELEAFEALKSRAVRPPALRPARQDTPPKRHLITPVPVVEVSTCCL; encoded by the exons ATGGCGCAGGGTTTTGCAGTGGGCTTTGACCCACTGGGCCTCAGAGACCTCAGCTCGGGCTCCCTgagctccctctcctcccgcGGCCACCTGGGCAGCGACTCGGGCTCCGCAACGCGATACCTGCTGAAGAGGCAGCAGCGGCTGCTGAACGGGCCCCCCCGCGGAATCCGAGCCTCATCGCCCATGGGCCGCGTCATCCTCATCAACTCCCCCATTGAAG CCAACAGTAATGAGAGCGATATCATCCGTGCTGTCCGAGTGGAGAAGAGTCCAGCAGGGAGACTGGGTTTCAGTGTGCGGGGCGGCTCTGAGCACGGCCTGGGCATCTTCGTCAGCAaggtggaggaggggagcagTGCAG AGCGGGCTGGCCTGTGCGTGGGGGACAAGATCACGGAGGTGAATGGGCTGAGCCTGGAAAGCACCACCATGGGCAGCGCCGTGAAAGTGCTCACAGGCAGCAGCCGTCTGCACCTGACGGTGAGACGCATGGGCCGAGTGCCGGGCATCAGGTTCTCCAAGGAGAAGACCACATG GGTGGACGTGGTGAATCGGCGGCTGGTGGTGGAGAAGTGCAGCTCGACGCCGTCAGACAGCGGCTCGGAGGATGGCGTGCGCCGCATTGTCCACCTGTACACCACGTCGGACGACTTCTGTCTGGGCTTCAACATCCGCGGGGGCAAGGAGTTTGGCCTGGGCATCTATGTGTCCAA AGTGGATCATGGTGGGCTGGCCGAGGAGAATGGCATCAAGGTGGGGGACCAGGTCCTGGCGGCCAACGGCGTCAGGTTCGACGACATCAGCCACAGCCAGGCCGTGGAGGTGCTGAAGGGCCAAACACACATCATGCTGACCATCAAG GAGACTGGCCGGTACCCTGCCTACAAAGAGATGGTTTCTGAGTACTGCTGGCTGGACCGAT TGAGCAACGGGGTGCTGCAGCAGCTGTCCCCCGCCTCTGAGAGCAGCTCCAGCGTCTCCTCCTATGCCTCCAGTGCCCCCTACAGCTCCGCTGAAGGctcgggctccctgccctccgACCGCATGGATGTCTGCCTGGGGCCCGATGAGCCGGGCAgctggggcccaggctgggggcgGGCAGACACAGCCATGCagacagagcctgacgtggggggCCACGTGGAGACCTGGTGCAGCGTGAGGCCCACCGTCATCCTCAGGGACACTGCCATCCGCTCCAACGGACCCTGGCCTGCCCACCGCCTGGATTCTGCGCTCTCCGAGTCCCCGAAGACTGCTCTGCTGCTGGCCCTGAGCCGGCCGCGGCCCCCCATCACGAGGTCCCAGAGCCACCTGACCTTGTGGG AGGAGAAGAAGCAGCGGAAGAAGAAACTGGGGTCCTCTGGGGAAAAGGGGGCCCTGCAGCGCTCCAAGACACTGATGAACCTCTTCTTCAAGGGAGGGCGGCAGGGGCGGCTGGCAGGTGATGGGCACAGAGAGGCCTGGACGCTGGATGGAGGGAGCCCAGCCAAGCCTTGCCCCCGCCTAGACCCGGATAAAG CAGGGGCAGTGGGGCCCGTGCAGAAGTTTGTCACCTGGAGACTGAGACGCG AGCGGGAGAGGGGCCGGGCCCTGCTCTCTGCCAGGGCAGGGAGCCCCTCCAGTCAGCTGCCCAGCATGGATGAGCAGGTGCAAGCCTGGGAGAGCCGGCGGCCTCTTATTCAGGACCTGGCCCGACGGCTGCTGACTGACGATGAAGTGCTGGCCATCACCCGCCACTGCTCCCGG TACGTGCATGAGGGCGGCGTGGAGGACCTCGTGAGGCCCCTGCTGGCCATTCTGGACAGACCCGCGAAGCTGCTGCTACTGAGGGACATCAG GAGCGTGGTGGCCCCCACCGACCTCGGCCGCTTCGACAGCATGGTGATGCCCGTGGAGCTGGAGGCTTTTGAAGCCCTTAAGAGCCGGGCAG TGCGGCCTCCTGCCTTGAGACCAGCCCGGCAGGACACACCGCCCAAGCGTCACCTCATTACACCTGTGCCTG TCGTGGAGGTTTCTACCTGCTGCCTGTGA
- the PDZD7 gene encoding PDZ domain-containing protein 7 isoform X4: MAQGFAVGFDPLGLRDLSSGSLSSLSSRGHLGSDSGSATRYLLKRQQRLLNGPPRGIRASSPMGRVILINSPIEANSNESDIIRAVRVEKSPAGRLGFSVRGGSEHGLGIFVSKVEEGSSAERAGLCVGDKITEVNGLSLESTTMGSAVKVLTGSSRLHLTVRRMGRVPGIRFSKEKTTWVDVVNRRLVVEKCSSTPSDSGSEDGVRRIVHLYTTSDDFCLGFNIRGGKEFGLGIYVSKVDHGGLAEENGIKVGDQVLAANGVRFDDISHSQAVEVLKGQTHIMLTIKETGRYPAYKEMVSEYCWLDRLSNGVLQQLSPASESSSSVSSYASSAPYSSAEGSGSLPSDRMDVCLGPDEPGSWGPGWGRADTAMQTEPDVGGHVETWCSVRPTVILRDTAIRSNGPWPAHRLDSALSESPKTALLLALSRPRPPITRSQSHLTLWEEKKQRKKKLGSSGEKGALQRSKTLMNLFFKGGRQGRLAGDGHREAWTLDGGSPAKPCPRLDPDKAGAVGPVQKFVTWRLRRERERGRALLSARAGSPSSQLPSMDEQVQAWESRRPLIQDLARRLLTDDEVLAITRHCSRYVHEGGVEDLVRPLLAILDRPAKLLLLRDIRSVVAPTDLGRFDSMVMPVELEAFEALKSRAGQQLGQCGLLP, from the exons ATGGCGCAGGGTTTTGCAGTGGGCTTTGACCCACTGGGCCTCAGAGACCTCAGCTCGGGCTCCCTgagctccctctcctcccgcGGCCACCTGGGCAGCGACTCGGGCTCCGCAACGCGATACCTGCTGAAGAGGCAGCAGCGGCTGCTGAACGGGCCCCCCCGCGGAATCCGAGCCTCATCGCCCATGGGCCGCGTCATCCTCATCAACTCCCCCATTGAAG CCAACAGTAATGAGAGCGATATCATCCGTGCTGTCCGAGTGGAGAAGAGTCCAGCAGGGAGACTGGGTTTCAGTGTGCGGGGCGGCTCTGAGCACGGCCTGGGCATCTTCGTCAGCAaggtggaggaggggagcagTGCAG AGCGGGCTGGCCTGTGCGTGGGGGACAAGATCACGGAGGTGAATGGGCTGAGCCTGGAAAGCACCACCATGGGCAGCGCCGTGAAAGTGCTCACAGGCAGCAGCCGTCTGCACCTGACGGTGAGACGCATGGGCCGAGTGCCGGGCATCAGGTTCTCCAAGGAGAAGACCACATG GGTGGACGTGGTGAATCGGCGGCTGGTGGTGGAGAAGTGCAGCTCGACGCCGTCAGACAGCGGCTCGGAGGATGGCGTGCGCCGCATTGTCCACCTGTACACCACGTCGGACGACTTCTGTCTGGGCTTCAACATCCGCGGGGGCAAGGAGTTTGGCCTGGGCATCTATGTGTCCAA AGTGGATCATGGTGGGCTGGCCGAGGAGAATGGCATCAAGGTGGGGGACCAGGTCCTGGCGGCCAACGGCGTCAGGTTCGACGACATCAGCCACAGCCAGGCCGTGGAGGTGCTGAAGGGCCAAACACACATCATGCTGACCATCAAG GAGACTGGCCGGTACCCTGCCTACAAAGAGATGGTTTCTGAGTACTGCTGGCTGGACCGAT TGAGCAACGGGGTGCTGCAGCAGCTGTCCCCCGCCTCTGAGAGCAGCTCCAGCGTCTCCTCCTATGCCTCCAGTGCCCCCTACAGCTCCGCTGAAGGctcgggctccctgccctccgACCGCATGGATGTCTGCCTGGGGCCCGATGAGCCGGGCAgctggggcccaggctgggggcgGGCAGACACAGCCATGCagacagagcctgacgtggggggCCACGTGGAGACCTGGTGCAGCGTGAGGCCCACCGTCATCCTCAGGGACACTGCCATCCGCTCCAACGGACCCTGGCCTGCCCACCGCCTGGATTCTGCGCTCTCCGAGTCCCCGAAGACTGCTCTGCTGCTGGCCCTGAGCCGGCCGCGGCCCCCCATCACGAGGTCCCAGAGCCACCTGACCTTGTGGG AGGAGAAGAAGCAGCGGAAGAAGAAACTGGGGTCCTCTGGGGAAAAGGGGGCCCTGCAGCGCTCCAAGACACTGATGAACCTCTTCTTCAAGGGAGGGCGGCAGGGGCGGCTGGCAGGTGATGGGCACAGAGAGGCCTGGACGCTGGATGGAGGGAGCCCAGCCAAGCCTTGCCCCCGCCTAGACCCGGATAAAG CAGGGGCAGTGGGGCCCGTGCAGAAGTTTGTCACCTGGAGACTGAGACGCG AGCGGGAGAGGGGCCGGGCCCTGCTCTCTGCCAGGGCAGGGAGCCCCTCCAGTCAGCTGCCCAGCATGGATGAGCAGGTGCAAGCCTGGGAGAGCCGGCGGCCTCTTATTCAGGACCTGGCCCGACGGCTGCTGACTGACGATGAAGTGCTGGCCATCACCCGCCACTGCTCCCGG TACGTGCATGAGGGCGGCGTGGAGGACCTCGTGAGGCCCCTGCTGGCCATTCTGGACAGACCCGCGAAGCTGCTGCTACTGAGGGACATCAG GAGCGTGGTGGCCCCCACCGACCTCGGCCGCTTCGACAGCATGGTGATGCCCGTGGAGCTGGAGGCTTTTGAAGCCCTTAAGAGCCGGGCAGGTCAGCAGCTGGGG CAGTGCGGCCTCCTGCCTTGA
- the SFXN3 gene encoding sideroflexin-3, with product MGELPLDINIQEPRWDQSTFLGRARHFFTVTDPRNLLLSGAQLEASRNIVQNYRAGVVTPGLTEDQLWRAKYVYDSAFHPDTGEKVVLIGRMSAQVPMNMTITGCMLTFYRKTPTVVFWQWVNQSFNAVVNYSNRSGDAPITVRQLGTAYVSATTGAVATALGLKSLTKHLPPLVGRFVPFAAVAAANCINIPLMRQRELQVGIPVTDEENQRLGHSVAAAKQGIFQVVISRICMAIPAMAIPPVIMDTLEKKDFLKRRPWLGAPLQVGLVGFCLVFATPLCCALFPQRSSLPVSRLEPELRARIREQNPDIEVVYYNKGL from the exons ATGGGTGAGTTGCCCTTGGATATCAATATCCAGGAACCACGCTGGGACCAAAGCACTTTCCTGGGCAGAGCCCGGCACTTCTTCACTGTCACTGACCCCCGAAATCTGCTGCTGTCTGGAGCACAGCTGGAAGCCTCCCGGAACATCGTGCAGAACTATAG GGCTGGTGTGGTGACACCTGGGCTCACCGAGGACCAGCTGTGGAGGGCCAAGTATGTGTATGACTCAGCCTTCCATCCGGACACGGGGGAGAAGGTGGTCCTGATTGGCCGTATGTCGGCGCAGGTGCCCATGAACATGACCATCACTGGCTGCATGCTCACCTTCTACAG GAAGACCCCGACCGTGGTGTTCTGGCAGTGGGTGAATCAGTCCTTCAATGCTGTTGTCAACTACTCCAACCGCAGTGGCGATGCTCCCATCACTGTGAG GCAGCTGGGGACGGCTTATGTGAGTGCCACCACGGGCGCCGTGGCCACAGCCCTGGGGCTCAAATCCCTCACCAAG cacctgccCCCCTTGGTCGGCAGATTTGTGCCCTTCGCCGCGGTGGCAGCTGCCAACTGCATCAACATCCCCCTGATGAGGCAGAG GGAACTGCAAGTGGGCATCCCAGTGACTGATGAGGAAAATCAGAGACTTGGCCACTCCGTGGCTGCGGCCAAGCAAGGAATCTTCCAGGTGGTGATATCGAGAATCTGCATGGCCATTCCTGCCATGG CCATTCCCCCCGTGATCATGGACACTCTGGAGAAGAAAGACTTCCTAAAG CGTCGCCCCTGGCTGGGGGCGCCCCTGCAGGTGGGACTGGTGGGCTTCTG CCTGGTATTTGCCACCCCCTTGTGCTGTGCCCTGTTCCCCCAGAGAAG